A stretch of the Mustela lutreola isolate mMusLut2 chromosome 18, mMusLut2.pri, whole genome shotgun sequence genome encodes the following:
- the CCDC110 gene encoding coiled-coil domain-containing protein 110: protein MGPEKHHEEADEVDCVLLSASKILNSSDGVKESGGSETEYGCISESENQIQPQSALKALQHQLESFQALRIQTLQNVSMVQSEISEILNKSIIEVENPQYSSEKNLVFGTCIEKALPIENQEVLSMEKIHPFEESNTIHSTEEKFSSDTVNNLCQGIDIPSQIHFKNLLTWRTSTNNSASNIIMNPSENSDILKNYNNLYSFLPHAPQNVMSQADTVILDKSKITEPFLKHGFCENLDDICHSIKQMKEELKKSHDRELALTNELQTLKTDTNVPRNGKYDLSHSHKEETNFIKEENIESNLNEDIKSKRISELEALVNKLLPFRETVSKFHVNFCRKCKRLSKSEMHRGKRNEKNSKEIPITGKNITDLKFHSRVPRHTLSFFDPTKYEMKDKETRPLSKQGPIMFENEKTSKVNSVTEQCVAKIQYLQNYLKESMQIQKKVTELENKNLTLKNKIKPLVFTTQSLIQKIETYEKELKNLVEEKNAIQSKLIKTEEDGKECLKELKKLISKYNVLVGQNKTLEEKNSQLCLEKQQMIETLDQLKSKEHKTQNDMAIVNNENNRMSMEMESLKTNILLIQDEKEMLEKKTYQLLKERSSVENELKENQLEIMQLKEKERLAKTEQETLLQIIETVKNEKLNLETTLQESIAARQMMEREIENIQTYQSTAEENFLKEIKNAKSEASIYKNSLSEMGTECEMLSKMVMEIKTDNQILKEELKKHSKENIKFENSISRLAEDKILLENYVRSIENERDTLEFEMRNLQREYLNLSEKICSPQKDPSKKGYISRREKFHLDNYDTYEDTSSPRSRPLAPDLKGIPSQLYQLLPSKICK, encoded by the exons ATGGGCCCTG AGAAGCATCACGAGGAAGCGGACGAAGTTGACTGCGTTCTCCTTTCAGCGTCCAAGATCCTAAATTCCTCTGACGGGGTAAAGGAAAGTGGTGGCAGTGAAACAG aatatgGCTGCATATCAGAATCGGAAAATCAAATACAACCACAATCAGCACTGAAA GCCCTTCAGCATCAGCTGGAATCATTTCAGGCTCTCCGAATTCAGACTTTGCAGAATGTTAGTATG gTACAGTCTGAAATCAGTGAAATCTTGAACAAAAGTATTATTGAAGTAGAAAACCCACAATATAGCTCAGAAAAAAATCTAGTATTCGGCACATGCATTGAAAAAGCTTTG CCTATAGAGAATCAAGAAGTCCTTTCTATGGAGAAAATTCATCCTTTTGAGGAGTCCAACACTATTcattcaacagaagaaaaattcagcagTGATACTGTTAACAATCTCTGTCAAGGTATAGATATTCCATCCCAAATACATTTCAAGAACCTATTAACTTGGAGAACTTCAACAAATAATTCAGCTTCAAACATAATTATGAACCCCTCAGAAAATTCTGACATATTAAAGAATTATAATAACCTTTATAGTTTTCTACCTCATGCACCTCAAAATGTGATGTCTCAAGCTGATACAGTAATTCTGGATAAATCCAAAATTACTGAGCCTTTCCTCAAGCATGGATTTTGTGAAAATTTAGATGATATCTGCCATTCTATCAAACAAATGAAGGAAGAACTAAAGAAGTCACATGATAGAGAACTGGCACTTACAAATGAACTTCAGACTTTAAAAACTGACACAAATGTTCCAAGAAATGGTAAATATGACCTGTCCCACAGTCACAAAGAAGAAACTAACTTtattaaggaagaaaatatagaaagtaacttaaatgaagatataaaatcaaagagAATTTCAGAGTTAGAGGCATTAGTAAACAAATTACTCCCATTCAGGGAAACCGTATCAAAATTCCATGTGAATTTTTGCAGGAAATGTAAAAGGTTATCTAAGAGTGAAATGCACAggggaaagagaaatgagaaaaacagtaaagaaatTCCTATCACTGGCAAGAATATTACAGATTTAAAATTCCATTCCAGAGTTCCAAGGCATACACTGTCATTTTTTGACCcaacaaaatatgaaatgaaagacaaagagaCACGACCACTATCAAAACAAGGACCAATAATgtttgaaaatgagaaaacatccAAAGTCAATTCTGTTACTGAGCAGTGTGTTGCAAAAATTCAGTACTTACAGAATTACCTAAAAGAATCTATGCAGATACAGAAAAAAGTAACGGAACTggagaacaaaaatctaacccttaagaacaaaataaaacctcttGTCTTTACTACACAATCTCTGATACAGAAAATCGAAACGTATGAAAAGGAACTTAAGAATCTGGTTGAAGAAAAGAACGCTATTCAGTCCAAGTTAATTAAAACAGAAGAAGATGGTAAAGAATGtcttaaagaattgaaaaaattaattagtAAATATAATGTTCTTGTaggacaaaacaaaactctagaggaaaaaaatagtcaACTTTGTTTGGAGAAGCAACAAATGATAGAAACATTAGATCAACTAAAAAGTAAAGAACACAAAACCCAAAATGATATGGCCATTgtcaataatgaaaataatagaatGAGTATGGAAATGGAATCACTGAAAACAAATATTCTATTGATACAAGATGAAAAGGAAATGCTAGAGAAAAAAACATACCAGCTTCTAAAGGAAAGAAGCTCAGTTGAAAATGAACTGAAGGAAAATCAACTAGAGATAATGCagctaaaagagaaagaaaggttgGCAAAAACTGAACAAGAGACGCTTCTTCAAATAATAGaaacagttaaaaatgaaaaacttaatcTTGAAACAACATTACAAGAATCCATTGCTGCTAGACAAATGatggaaagagaaattgagaataTTCAAACCTACCAATCTACTGCAGAGGagaattttctgaaagaaataaaaaatgcaaaatcagaAGCAAGTATTTATAAGAATAGTTTGTCAGAAATGGGCACTGAATGTGAAATGTTATCAAAAATggtaatggaaattaaaacagataatcagattctaaaagaagaactaaaaaaacatagtaaagaaaatataaaatttgaaaatagcatCAGTAGACTTGCAGAAGATAAAATACTTTTAGAAAACTATGTAAGAAGTATAGAAAATGAAAGGGATACCTTAGAATTTGAGATGCGGAATCTTCAAAGAGAGtatttaaatttaagtgaaaaaatcTGTAGTCCACAGAAGGACCCATCAAAAAAGGGTTATATTTCAAGAAGAGAGAAATTCCATTTGGACAACTATGATACTTATGAAGACACCTCCAGTCCTAGGAGTAGGCCTTTGGCTCCTGATTTGAAAG gAATTCCAAGTCAACTATATCAATTGCTTCCATCCAAGATatgtaaataa